One region of Primulina tabacum isolate GXHZ01 chromosome 1, ASM2559414v2, whole genome shotgun sequence genomic DNA includes:
- the LOC142542809 gene encoding cyclin-H1-1, with the protein MADFATSTHRAKWIFTSQDLKDKYRDANQRARQTLERYGATRMEVDIDGSLSYVEHQNDVKDNAEKHSRTKPLKPEEEQLLRAFYEFKIQDVCDAFKFPRKIQATALIYFKRFYLQWSVMEHHPKNIMLTCIYAACKAEENHVSAEELGKGIEQDHQMILNNEMLVLQSLGFDLIVYAPYRALEGFVIDVEELFGENEGLLEIIKDLRESATAEVDKIMRTNAPLLFPPGQLALAALRRASSYNKFIDFERYLKSMLSRYHPSHAISELNLRLSEIDTLIDTLETPTSKDVKHIDRKLKSCLDPSSHEKSKKRKHKSKESSN; encoded by the exons ATGGCGGACTTTGCAACTTCGACTCATAGAGCAAAGTGGATTTTTACTTCTCAAGATCTC AAAGACAAGTATAGGGACGCTAATCAGAGAGCTAGGCAAACGCTGGAAAGG TATGGAGCAACAAGAATGGAAGTGGATATTGATGGGTCTTTATCTTATGTGGAACATCAAAATGATGTCAAAGATAACG CTGAGAAGCATTCTCGTACAAAGCCACTCAAGCCTGAAGAAGAACAACTTCTGCGGGCATTCTACGAGTTTAAAATTCAAGATGTATGTGATGCCTTCAAGTTTCCGCGTAAGATTCAG GCAACAGCTCTTATTtactttaaaagattttatttgcAATGGTCTGTGATGGAGCATCACCCAAAGAATATCAT GTTAACCTGTATATACGCTGCTTGTAAGGCAGAAGAAAACCATGTCTCGGCAGAGGAGCTTGGAAAAGGTATCGAGCAAGATCACCAGATGATCCTGAATAATGAAATGTTGGTTCTTCAG AGTCTAGGATTTGATCTTATTGTTTATGCACCGTATCGTGCACTCGAAGGCTTTGTCATCGACGTGGAG GAGCTCTTTGGGGAAAACGAGGGGCTGTTGGAGATCATAAAG GATTTGCGTGAATCTGCTACAGCAGAAGTAGATAAAATTATGCGGACAAATGCTCCGCTACTATTTCCACCTGGACAG CTAGCATTGGCAGCTTTGCGCAGGGCTTCCagttataataaatttatcGACTTCGAGAG ATACCTAAAAAGCATGCTCTCGAGGTACCATCCTTCTCATGCCATTTCCGAGCTCAACCTTCGCTTGAGCGAAATTGATACACTG ATTGATACACTTGAGACCCCTACCTCCAAAGATGTGAAGCACATTGATCGTAAACTCAAATCGTGTTTGGATCCAAGTTCACACGAAAA GAGTAAGAAACGGAAGCACAAATCAAAGGAGagttcaaattaa